The Candidatus Binataceae bacterium sequence AAATAGACAATGCCATCTTATTTAATCATTGGAGAAGTGTTTGCGATCCGAAAATTAAAGAGCTTACAGCGACTGGATACTCATTTTGACGAATATAAGCAATCAGAGACAATGGGCCATCAATAAAATCAGACGAAACTGCCGAGCATTTTGACGTCGTCGATTTCAGCGCTTTTCTCTTTTCAAAGAAATTGCGTCGCCGCCCGCCAATGAGTCGCGCGGCGTTGACCGCCACCGAAGCGCGCATCGCGTCGATTTATGCGGCGTTCAGCGACGCGCCGCTCAGTTCTTGATCGCGGCCAGCGAGCAATTGCTCGCCCTCCTGCTGTCCTTGCCCTCATCTGCACTTGGTGCGATACATCCCATTAGGAAAAGCATGAGCAACGCGTAGCCTTCACTAATCAGGAGGGACTTCAATGGAAATGCGCGTGATCTCCGCCGACTCCCACATGATGGAGCCTGCGGACCTCTGGGAAACTCGTCTCGATAACGAGTTTCGCGAACGGGCGCCGAAAGTCATCAAGAGCGACAGCGGTAAGGGCTACCTTTTTATCGCGCCGGGTATCCGGCCGTTCCCCGTCGCCGGCGGCTTCGGTATCGGCAAGAGCGGCGCGGAACTGAAGGAGCATCTGAAGAAGGGTTACGAAGCGGCGCGCCCCAGCGGATGGGACCCGGTCGAGCGAATCAAGGATCAGGACATCGACGGCGTCGAGGCCGAGGTCATCTATACGACCCTCGGGATGCCGCTGTTCGGGCTCGATGACGATGAACTGCGCCGCGCCTGCTTTGGCGTGTACAACGACTGGGTGGGTGAATTCCGCGCGCACAATCCGAAGCGGCTGCATCCCGTGGCGCTCATCTCGCTCGACGATATTCCGCTCGCGGTCAAGGAACTCGAGCGATGCGCCAAGATGGGCCTCAAGGGCGCGATGATCTGGGGCGTTCCGCCGGAAGATAAACCCTACTACAGCGAAATCTACGATCCGTTCTGGGCGGCGGCGCAGGAAATGAAAACGCCTCTGTCGCTGCACGTCATCACGCAGCGCGATCAGAAAGGTCGCAGCCGCGACAAGACTGAAAAGAGCGCCGACAGCGCGCCGCGCGAGAGCAACATCCTGCTCGGCGGTCTCAGGATGCTGCTCGGCGGGATGCAGCCGATCTACCAGGTGCAGCGCACGCTCTCGAGCTTTATCTTCGGCAAAGTGTTCGAGCGTTTCCCGGGCCTGCGCGTGGTCTCGGCCGAGAATGACACCGGATGGATCGCGCACTTCATGTATCGCAGCGATCACATGTACTCGAAGTTCGGTACGATGAGCGACGACACCAAGCTCAAGATGAAACCGTCGGAGTACGTGCGCCGCAATATCTGGGCGACGTTCCAGGATGACGCGATCGGCCCCATGACCTACAAGTTCTTCGGCGAAGATAACTACATGTGGGCGTCGGACTTCCCGCATACCGATTCGACCTGGCCCAACTCGCGCAAGGTGATCAAAGAGGATTTCGAGGGCGTGCCCGCTGGCGTCACGCAGAAAATCGTCTGCGACAACGCGGCCCGGCTGTATAACATCGAACTGAACTAGGTAATCGAAGATGGCATACGACTTGTTGATCAAAAATGGAACGGTGGTCGACGGCACCGGCGCGCCGCGCTTTCGTGCGGACGTCGCGGTCGCCGGCGATCGCATCGCCGAAATTGGCCAAATCTCCGAGGGCGCCAAGCGCACCATCGACGCGTCGGATCTGATCGTGTCACCGGGCTTCGTCGATCCCCATACTCACTACGACGCGCAGATCTGCTGGGATCCCCTGATCAGCTGCACCTCATGGCACGGCATCACGAGTGTCGTGATGGGCAATTGTGGCGTCGGCGTCGCGCCGTGCAAGCCCGAGGCACGAGAGATCGCCGCCTGGGATCTCACCAACGTCGAGGCGATCCCGTTCGACACGCTGAACAAGGGCATCAAGTGGGAATGGGAGACCTTCCCTGAATTTCTCAATGCGGCGCAAAAGCGCGGCTCGGCGATCAATCTGGGTTTCCTCGCGCCGCTGACTCCATTCCGACATTACGTGATGGGCAAGGAGTCGATGGAGCGCGCGGCGACCGCCGATGAGACGACACAGATCGCGACGCTGCTCGGCGAGGCGATGGCTGCCGGCGCGATGGGCTTCTCGACCACCACGCTCAGGCAGCATATCGGCTTCAAGGGCTCGCCGCTTGCCTGTCGCCTTGCCAGCAACGACGAGCTGAAGTCCTACGCCAACGTGCTCAAGAAAGCGGGCAAGGGCTCGATCGAAGTCGCGCTCACGAAGAAGATCGCGAGCGTCGCCGAAGATGAATACGCGCTGCTCGACATGTTGTTGTCGGAGAGCGGACGGCCCGT is a genomic window containing:
- a CDS encoding amidohydrolase family protein, with product MEMRVISADSHMMEPADLWETRLDNEFRERAPKVIKSDSGKGYLFIAPGIRPFPVAGGFGIGKSGAELKEHLKKGYEAARPSGWDPVERIKDQDIDGVEAEVIYTTLGMPLFGLDDDELRRACFGVYNDWVGEFRAHNPKRLHPVALISLDDIPLAVKELERCAKMGLKGAMIWGVPPEDKPYYSEIYDPFWAAAQEMKTPLSLHVITQRDQKGRSRDKTEKSADSAPRESNILLGGLRMLLGGMQPIYQVQRTLSSFIFGKVFERFPGLRVVSAENDTGWIAHFMYRSDHMYSKFGTMSDDTKLKMKPSEYVRRNIWATFQDDAIGPMTYKFFGEDNYMWASDFPHTDSTWPNSRKVIKEDFEGVPAGVTQKIVCDNAARLYNIELN